A DNA window from Pungitius pungitius chromosome 1, fPunPun2.1, whole genome shotgun sequence contains the following coding sequences:
- the pdyn gene encoding proenkephalin-B — MEWYVLVLMLSFPSSLRADCSLQCQKCVQQALGPDAAFSSLACSAQCDGQLESCRRAPDFRQDEAAEEQEEEDQKGDLVKRYGGFIKRIDKNKNKIFASPWRDNYAVEALPEKYEDLLKRVDERDAGDRHFRANVKRYGGFLRKFGPKSKRSSSAETESREPEELQKRYGGFMRRIRPKSNNLKWDKRYGGFLRRHFKISVRSVEEPYYSYDDLSL; from the exons ATGGAGTGGTATGTCCTGGTGCTGATGCTGAGCTTTCCGTCCTCCCTCCGCGCAGATTGCTCATTGCAGTGCCAGAAATGTGTGCAGCAGGCCCTCGGCCCCGACGCTGCCTTCAGCAGCCTG GCGTGCAGCGCGCAGTGTGACGGGCAGCTGGAGAGCTGCCGGCGGGCTCCGGACTTCAGACAGGACGAAGCggcggaggagcaggaggaggaggaccagaagGGGGACCTGGTGAAGCGCTACGGTGGCTTCATCAAGAGGATCGACAAGAACAAGAATAAAATCTTCGCCTCCCCGTGGCGCGACAACTACGCCGTGGAGGCGCTTCCCGAGAAGTACGAGGACCTGTTGAAGCGGGTGGATGAGAGGGACGCGGGGGACCGCCACTTTCGCGCGAACGTGAAGCGGTACGGCGGCTTTTTACGCAAATTCGGGCCTAAGTCTAAGAGGAGTAGCTCCGCGGAGACTGAGAGCCGAGAGCccgaggagctgcagaagcGCTACGGGGGCTTCATGAGGCGGATCCGACCGAAGTCGAACAACCTGAAGTGGGACAAGCGTTACGGAGGCTTTCTGCGCCGCCACTTCAAGATCTCCGTACGCTCGGTAGAGGAGCCCTATTACTCCTACGATGACTTGAGCCTATAG
- the gmeb2 gene encoding glucocorticoid modulatory element-binding protein 2 encodes MESSGVSMQDVSEVVIVTIPEAAGDEVEEDKAVLVTEDLAPQPGVDVLTAAPGELEAGETDSPLLDEAVIVKLSEEVDVDVETDVFYPITCGDVKATLVWNKFVCPGINVKCVQFNEQLISPKEFVCLAGKSTLKDWKRAIRLNSTMLRKIMDSGELDFYQHTKVCSNTCRSTKIDLVGTKVSVGGDQTVELLPATPSSADLNGAVVSFADVAEETSEWVTAIGEDSVAFWRAVKEAGLLEEVVEDFQKELQEVLKGLQERVCDPPLQVKDAVLLNNIVQNFGMLDLVKKVLASHKSQMDHYREQYTRSLAALEQQCDEHRKRAKELKSKSQHLNNVLMTLAPVPAPPALKRPRLTRAVSGLASVGASPAQITLPLGQLTGLPLGKVLTVAGAQAGANLGGYTLLTSSLSGAELGADGSNVTVLSAAAGQEGGGFVKVVGPQFQLVTLQAALQSLAAAQQQVGSLSVLDATATAADESQEEGQADGEEEESQPEQEDGAQQ; translated from the exons ATGGAGTCGTCTGGGGTCAGCATGCAGGACGTGAGCGAGGTGGTGATCGTCACAATACCGGAGGCGGCAGGcgacgaggtggaggaggacaaggCAGTGCTGGTGACCGAGGACCTGGCCCCTCAGCCTGG GGTGGACGTCCTCACAGCGGCGCCGGGAGAGTTGGAAGCCGGTGAAACCGATTCTCCGTTGCTTGACGAGGCCGTCATTG TGAAGCTGAGCGAGGAGGTGGATGTGGACGTAGAGACCGATGTCTTCTACCCGATTACCTGCGGGGACGTTAAAGCCACGCTGGTGTGGAATAAGTTTGTCTGCCCTGGGATCAACGTGAAATGCGTACAG TTTAATGAGCAACTCATCAGTCCAAAGGAGTTTGTGTGCCTAGCTGGGAAATCCACTCTGAAGGACTGGAAGAGAGCCATCCGACTCAACAGCACCATGCTAAG GAAGATTATGGACTCCGGTGAGCTAGACTTCTATCAGCACACTAAGGTGTGCTCCAACACGTGCCGCAGCACCAAGATCGACCTGGTGGGGACCAAGGTGTCCGTCGGCGGGGATCAGACCGTCGAGCTGCTCCCTGCCACCCCCTCATCGGCCGACT TGAATGGAGCAGTGGTCTCGTTCGCAGACGTGGCGGAGGAAACCTCTGAGTGGGTCACAGCCATCGGAG AGGACTCTGTGGCATTCTGGCGAGCGGTGAAAGAAGCTGGACtactggaggaggtggtggaggacttccaaaaggagctgcaggaggtgcTGAAGGGGTTacaagagagagtgtgtgaccCACCACTTCAGGTCAAAG ATGCTGTTTTGCTCAACAACATAGTGCAGAACTTCGGGATGCTGGACCTAGTGAAGAAGGTATTAGCCAGTCACAAGAGCCAGATGGACCACTACAGAGAGCAGTACACTCGCAGCCTGGCCG ctctggAGCAGCAGTGCGACGAGCACAGGAAGCGGGCCAAGGAGCTGAAGAGCAAATCCCAGCACCTCAACAACGTCCTGATGACCCTCGCCCCAGTGCCTGCGCCCCCGGCGCTGAAGCGCCCGCGGCTTACCCGCGCCGTCTCCGGCCTGGCTTCGGTCGGCGCCAGCCCCGCCCAGATCACCCTGCCACTCGGCCAGCTGACGGGCCTGCCGCTTGGCAAGGTCCTGACAGTGGCGGGGGCTCAGGCCGGCGCCAACCTGGGCGGGTACACCTTACTGACCTCCTCACTCTCCGGAGCCGAGCTGGGGGCCGACGGCTCCAACGTCACCGTGCTGTCAGCCGCGGCGGGTCAGGAGGGCGGCGGCTTTGTCAAGGTGGTCGGCCCCCAGTTCCAGCTGGTGACGCTGCAGGCCGCGCTGCAGAGCTTGGCCGCCGCGCAGCAGCAGGTTGGCAGCCTTAGTGTGCTGGATGCCACGGCAACCGCTGCAGATGAATCGCAAGAGGAAGGCCAGgcggacggggaggaggaggagagtcagCCAGAGCAGGAGGACGGGGCCCAGCAGTGA
- the tpk2 gene encoding LOW QUALITY PROTEIN: thiamin pyrophosphokinase 2 (The sequence of the model RefSeq protein was modified relative to this genomic sequence to represent the inferred CDS: substituted 1 base at 1 genomic stop codon), translating into MSNSTWSQQILQLLRRMNNFCLPGSCRSECLKFEVNGAQVGWVTPRVASVLTQYPEVFCPPRGGALSLCPSWDSNVKRTAAVDSVLRTERQEGYLTCLKGWRDENYSVMPKFSDPPLMWMERAATSLFGVKRYGVHVNGYTIGXSGEVDMWLARRSLTKQTYPGLLDNVAAGGIAAGVGIKTTLVKECQEEACIPATIAEKAFPVTNVSYTYEDEDGVFAESQFVFDLELPRDFKPRAGDGEVQDFYLLPLDKVKELLATDDFKPNSAMVVLDFLIRHSFIDPDTEPCYQEFVAGLHQTL; encoded by the exons ATGTCTAACTCTACCTGGTCCCAACAAATACTCCAGCTCCTCCGCAGAATGAATAACTTTTGTTTACCAG GCTCCTGTCGTTCTGAATGCTTGAAGTTTGAGGTTAACGGAGCACAGGTGGGCTGGGTAACTCCACGCGTAGCGTCGGTGTTGACACAGTACCCGGAAGTGTTCTGTCCTCCGCGCGGGGGCGCGCTTTCGCTGTGCCCGAGCTGGGACTCGAACGTGAAGAGGACCGCGGCCGTGGACTCGGTCCTGCGAACAGAGAGACAGGAGGGCTACCTGACGTGTCTGAAAGGGTGGAGGGACGAG AATTACAGTGTGATGCCAAAATTCTCCGACCCTCCTTTGATGTGGATGGAGAGAGCAGCTACAA GTCTCTTTGGAGTGAAGCGGTACGGAGTCCATGTCAACGGCTACACCATTGGGTAGAGCGGGGAAGTTGACATGTGGCTCGCTCGACGCTCCCTCACTAAGCAGACATACCCCGGACTTCTGGACAATGTG GCAGCAGGTGGTATCGCTGCTGGTGTTGGCATCAAAACCACTCTGGTCAAAGAATGTCAGGAGGAAGCCTGTATCCCAGCAACCATTGCAGAAAAGGCTTTTCCTGTGACCAACGTAAG TTACACctacgaggacgaggacggggtGTTCGCAGAAAGTCAGTTTGTCTTTGATTTGGAACTTCCTCGGGACTTCAAGCCTCGAGCAGGTGATGGAGAGGTCCAAGACTTCTACCTACTGCCCCTAGATAAG GTGAAGGAACTGCTGGCCACTGATGACTTCAAACCCAACTCTGCCATGGTGGTCTTGGACTTCCTCATCAGACACTCGTTTATTGACCCAGACACAG AGCCATGCTATCAGGAATTTGTGGCAGGCCTCCACCAGACATTATAG
- the rhoaa gene encoding rho-related GTP-binding protein RhoA-A, whose translation MAAIRKKLVIVGDGACGKTCLLIVFSKDQFPEVYVPTVFENYVADIEVDGKQVELALWDTAGQEDYDRLRPLSYPDTDVILMCFSIDSPDSLENIPEKWTPEVKHFCPNVPIILVGNKKDLRNDEHTRRELAKMKQEPVRSDEARDMTNRINAFGYLECSAKTKDGVREVFEMATRAALQAKRRGKKGGCTLL comes from the exons ATGGCAGCAATCAGAAAGAAGCTTGTGATAGTCGGTGACGGCGCCTGTGGAAAGACTTGTCTCCTCATAGTGTTTAGCAAAGACCAGTTCCCCGAGGTCTATGTGCCTACAGTGTTTGAAAACTATGTGGCCGACATTGAGGTGGACGGTAAACAG GTGGAGCTGGCTCTCTGGGACACAGCGGGTCAGGAGGACTACGACCGCCTGAGGCCTCTCTCCTACCCAGACACAGATGTCATCCTCATGTGTTTCTCCATCGACAGCCCTGACAGTTTGG AGAATATTCCAGAGAAGTGGACTCCCGAGGTCAAGCACTTCTGCCCCAACGTGCCCATTATTCTTGTGGGGAACAAGAAAGACCTGCGTAATGACGAGCACACGCGTCGGGAACTGGCAAAGATGAAACAG GAGCCAGTGAGGTCAGACGAGGCGAGAGACATGACTAACCGGATCAACGCCTTTGGGTACTTGGAGTGCTCAGCCAAGACGAAGGATGGTGTGCGGGAGGTGTTTGAGATGGCCACCAGGGCGGCGCTGCAGGCCAAGAGGCGAGGCAAGAAGGGCGGCTGCACACTGCTATAG